The Watersipora subatra chromosome 7, tzWatSuba1.1, whole genome shotgun sequence genomic interval TGGCGTCACACATAACCCCAGTGGAAGTGTTAAGCCATGAAAGGTTGGCAGATGTAATAAGCATGTGTACAAGTTATTTTATAGTATAGCCAGTTGTATTGCAGAGATGGAGGTGCTGAGTTGCaaaggatttttatttttaaaactctattgctataactgaacacgcggacaaacagacagatcaACAGAAGgcaaacaaacattgagatatttatatatagatgtgcTACGATTTTATTATAGTAGGCCTATAGATCATTGTAGTATAAGAGCAACAGTGCCAGCAACTTTTATCTAGGTCGCTAGATAACCAAATTGTCGGCGTTCGCCACACACCTTTTAACAAACACCTTTTCTCACACGGTACATGACAGTAAACAGTTACTATTGAAAATGTAACTGTGTAccgtgttttgtttttttttccagCAAAATAGGCTAAAAAATTTGATGAGCCCGATAAGCCTGAGAGAAATTATTTATAGTAAAGAGGAATAGTATCCTTAGATAAAACACAGGTAGCCAGCCATCTTGTACACCGCCTTGACCTTGCAAACAAGCGTTCAAACGAGCGTTACAACGCTAGCCAACTGATAACACATGCCGGTATACTTGCTAACATTTGCATAAGCAGTGCTTGATTGATATAATTTCAGCGCGAAACGCTCTGGGTGAAAAAAGACTCCTAGCTAACGACGGTGATTAGAGAAATACTGCATGATACTGGCCACTGTTAAGTTTTGAGTTTACTTTGTGAATAGAGCAAATCCCACTGCGTAGTGAAACTCAAGTCTATAAGCTTGTTAACTATGGATATAAAAACATAGTACTTTTATCAGTACAAACAAAGAGGACAAAACTTTATACTCGTCTCAAAAGAAACGATGAGCACTATTTTTTTTACAGTTGTACAGATAACTATAACTGATAACAGAATGCTGCATCCTTGATTGTATGTTTCATTTTACAAACCTTATGTTACTACCACCTTGAATTCACCATCTCGACTCttctgcaatactattagatgaCCAACTTTAAAAACACTTCTGTTCAACTTACTCAAAAATTCCTGATTTGCgacctttttttctttttttggcaTATAATGAAAAACATCCTTTTGTTGGTGATTACTAATGACAATAAAaactatgtacatacatatataaatatatattatatacatgtatatatatactatatataatatacatatactattatattatatacatgtacatataatatatattatatacatgtatatatattatttacatatatattatattatatatattatattattatatataggcctatattattatatatacatatatatattatatatactactaaattatgttatattatatacatatgcaaCCATAATGTCAGCATTTGTGAAAACCTTTATGTAACATTTTTCTTCTTTAATGATAtactatacttatataaactGTAAAGTATTACTATGATGAATTTGACTGTGTACTATGGTTTGCTTTAAATTTCTGCTTTACTTTGTGCCAAATTAGTTCATAGATTTATCTCATAGAGTTGAGAAGTATTTTGTAATGTGTTTCCATGAGTATTAGACAGACACAACGTAAGATAAAAATCACGACTAGGTGCAATGTGTATTTGTTTGGTGGGACTGTCCACACTCACATTCTTTTTCAAGTCTGAATGAGACGTAATTATAAGAAAGTTACAGCGAAATCAGAATTTTTATAGCATTGTTTGAAAGAGACATTAAAATATGAAGAGAGTAACTACCATTGAATAGGAGACTCGATAAGCCTTCATATACAGCTGTGATCATCAGTACCAGCTCTTCTAGGAATTTGGCTTGTCAATTTTAGGTTTGTATATAGTAGCACTAACTGTGCCTTCCGGCCTTGCCTGagcattaaaaatcagcttataaactaagtaagcttactaattctAAGCTAGTAAGCTAGTAATTCCGGTAAACTAGTTAATAggtgctaggcttctaatggtgGTAGGCCATGACGTTGcctcagcattgttgtccagctactgctattctaataatagctatagccggtaTGACAGAAAGACggcagacatactttgagaaatataatatatttctcattttatatatatatatatatatatatatacatgtatatatatatatatatatagattgcatCAGCAATAATTCATAAagcatttgaataaaatattttttctatttatcatCTGAAAGCTGATATTTTGGCCTATCTCACTAACTACATACAAAAAAAGATGGAAAACCATTAGGCAGACTTGTAATCTACTCAGAATAATGTGATATACTGAGTGAATTTCTAAATCTATTGTTTGGTACTGCAAATCCTTTGagtaattatattacaatagGTAACAATAATGGCATGAAATATTGTTCATGATGCTTACTAGATGTTGcgctatacatgtatgtagttataTGCATATACTCACAAACATGGAGTTGCTTTTCTATAAACTTTTTTAGTGCCATGTGACCGATTACTCTACTGATGACCAGTGAATGaaccaataaaatatttttagcatacAAGGAATGTGTTTGGTTATTGTAGCTtaagaacattaaaatattataaagattTTGGAGGCAGATAGATATGACCTTTATGATTATTGTTCAAGGCCATTCAAACAAATCAGACGATGAGACAACAAATTATAAAgatcaataaattaaaaaaaattctcatCGCGCTGTTTTATATGGCTTTTAATAATGCAAGCGCTGTCAACAATCAACACACTCTACCAGACTTGATTATCACCTTCCTTTGGGTTACCGCAGTTGAGACAAGGGCACTGTGATTCTGCTAGTATTAGGAGGTGTGCACTGATGAAATGTGAAGGCCCGAAATTCATCCTAATTTTGGAGTTGTTTATCTATGTATAAGAAGTACCGAATCGCCCAAAAGATACAGATTGGTCAGGATAATTCTTGGAGACAAACTCATTGTTTCTCTAACCACATGATCAATCTATTATTATCACCAAAGAGTAACACAGTTAATAATCATTTTGTTAGTAAAACAGATGTTACAATGCCACAATTCCGCTTTACCACAACACTTTCAAGCATACTGAGCTGTTTGTATTGATAAACAAAatcattaaaacaaaaacaaagctTGGCACGTCTGCAAATCTAAACAGCCCAGAAGAGTAATTTCAAAAGACCTAGCAACCATGTTCTAAATATTGCCTGCAACTATGGTCCCTCAAGCGCCTTATCTTTAAGCAACCATGTTCTAAATATTCCCTACAACTATGGTCCCTCCAGCGCCTTATCTTTAAGCAAACATAATATTTGCACAAGCAGCCCCTTTAAAGACTTGATGGCTGCAGCATTCAAACTCACTTCACTTTTAGGCCTTTTTCCGACGAGTATTGACCTTGAACAAGCCTCCTAACAATAGTGAGTGTTCACTTTgtcttttgttttattgtttaacaTATGAAAAGTACTAAAGTTGATAATTGAtgtattttgtaataaaagaggTTTAGTTAATATTATTGATAACAAACATAGCAAATTAGCAAGTTGGAGTATTGTAAGCTTTAGTCTTCACATGATAACATGTAAGTGTCAACACTTTCTTGTGTACCTATTATCAGGTGCACTAATTAATGACAACTCTGAGTTATCATCCACTTTTAATTGTTCATCTTTTACTCTTGCATCCCTCAAACATATTATATGGattttatactatatatactactattattgctataataTTTTAGTGAGATAcaaatagtattattatatagtactaccaatcatataaacataattcaaaaataatttataacaatTTAACTGATAAGAAATTTTAGGAGCATTTCTTTAACTTcttattattttagttataagtataattatataataataacataataatataactacagTAAGCCAGGTACGGGTTCATAAAATGGCATCATTTTAATTCGACATACGgtaattatacttaattatttCATTGGATCAAACTGCAGTTGCATATCTTTATTGAGCAGGAAATGCTCAACTTTCCTGCATCGCTTTTAATTTAAAACCAAAGTAGGGTAAAGAGTTATTTAAATTCTCTCTAAATTATAGTTTCTTCAGTGTCAGAatgaaaaacttaaaataattcCACAATTGCCTTAAAATGATTTTGAACATATAACTATTAGGCTGCCGCCTCCTAGTAAATGGTTTCCAGCTCACCAGCCCCCTTTTGCCAACTGAATTCTTTAACAAGTTCAAAGACAGACACTAATCTGAATAGATTAAACTTTTATCATtcaaaaaatagttttgtgAGTCAAAAAACCTTCTTTTGTTGCTGCTGTTTGATGAACATAGTCAATCAgaacaacaaatttaagcattaAACAAAATAGATGAAACCTCATTCACAATGCTATGCATAGAATAGCAAAATATGTAGCAAAATTACGATTATATGACCTTTACCTGTGCTTGTCAGATGGCTGCCAAAGATCGACTGACGTATTTCAATGTTTACGCAAGAGGTGAACCAACAAGAATACTATATGCGCTCGCCGGCAAGGAGTTTGAAGACAAGAGAATTGAGCTTGAACAGTGGCCTGCTGCCAAAGAAGGTGAATATCAACAAACTTGTTTTCTTGAAGTAATTACTTATGCCAAATCTTGCTTGTGATCTTGTTCATTTACTTTTGCCTTTTTGCAAAGAGCTCaacagaaaaataataaataaaggaaAATTAATAAATGATTCAGGCAAGCAAAGATCTACAGAACGACAAACTAGGTTCAgtatcttttatttttttttgatcaaaaaaagtgaaaattatAAAGACACCCAACTGCTATTTAAAGCATGCAAACAATGttgttttgtaattttttgtaattaaattcgtaaataaattaaaaaaattatagtttGCATCTATAGCAAGTTATAACCCATAGATAAAAATTGCAATTCataaatgaaaattatattacctcttttaaaactttttaaaatgtgtATGTACAAGCATAGGGTGCTTTACAGATTCatgttaaacatttaattttcaactttttaacaaATGCCATCATTCATCGAAAACTTCACGGTTAATGAAGATCTACTGATTGCTCAATCTATGAATCGTTTCAGTCCACTTTGTCCGATAGATAAAAAAACGCCTATTTTACTGATACCTTACGCAAACATACTCATCTCTTTTACACACGTATTTATCCGGCTCTGAACCATGGCTGCGTGGAGCAAAGTTCAATAATTAGAACGATGTTCAGGGAGACTGACTATGATCAAAAGAACGTGTATTTTTTGAACTTGATGAATTAAGTATATTCAATTGAACAGCTAGTTAAGTTTTTAATCAGACATTTTCTAAATGGTTATACAAGTTGGTGGCAATGGTGAAGTTCAACCGACAAATAGCGGATGTTTTCATAAAGAATACTCATCTTCGCTAAAATTCAGTTTTGACAAAAGGTAACTACCACAGTATCTAAAGGCGGGTTCACATTGTATCGATAATTACTCTTTGACTAAGTGCACAGTAGACCAATGACATTACTGAAGCATTTTGAATATGCCAGAAAACATTGCAAATGTTTAACTTTGCCAATATTTCGCAATGCAGGAACGCCAATGAGAATCCAGGACAGCCTGTGCACCACTTCGGCGACGGTGATTGGTTGTCGCAAATTACTTAATCTATATTTCTCTTTCTGATAGTTGTGGCTGGTCTAGGACTGTTGCTTCAGCAGCGCATCGTGTAATGAGGATGATATGCAGCGGACTAATCGCTGATGTAAATGCCGGTGGGTTTGTGGCAGTGTTAACAGTGTTAACAATCCAGTGTTAACAATGTTATCACAGATAATCAGCGAAGAAGTGTGTAATTAACACCGACGTCTGCAATATATGTGAGCTCAATTTCAAAGTTTTGGTGTTGTAAACCAATTTTGGCAACATatgttaaaattaatttaagaTCTCATTTTGGCACACTCACACCAAATGAATTTTTTCATGCAACAAAAGATAATGTAACACTTAGAAACTATCAATGTCTACTAGAGCTAGTGCTATGTCCTTGTAGTTTGACCTTTTAATGAAAATTGAGCCAGCTAACAAAAAAATCTAAAACATTGAGGTGCAAACCCGTCAAAttcaaaagaattaatttgagcAATTAGCGTTAAAACTTTGTAGCTGTCATGAAACTATTTTTTTACAGTAATATTGATGCTACCagttattatatacattaaaaAAAACTCTTTTCTAGTATTACCATACATCACTTTATTTTTAGAGCAGCCTCTAGGTCAACTTCCAGTGTTCGAATGTGAGAAGGGCACTCTGGTTATGTCCAACACCATAGCAAGATATGTGGCTAAGGGCTTTGGTAAGACTGCAAAATAAATGACTtgcaagttttttaaatttttgtttgtctttttgttgcaCTTTAGGCTAGATTCCATATTTAATTTGAtgctattttttaaatatttattgccAACTATATACTAATACagattattgtattattatgttTGTTGGTGTGAGTTAAAAACcaagtatgcaagtatgtatacTGTGGTTTCACTCTACACTACACTAGATTACACTAGGCTACACTAGACTACACTAGACTACACTAGACTAGACTACACTAGACTACAATACACTACACTCTACAGCTTGACTAcactttgtattttatttaagttGCTCTTTAAAAGGAGTCATAGTAggttatagtaatagtaataatagtagtagtaatagtggtggtagtagtaatagtagtagtagtagtaatggtAATAGtggtattagtagtagtataagtagtagtaatattagtagtaataatagtaataataatagtagtagtattagaAGTATTAGTAATAGTTGTAGAAACAGTAGTAGCaatattagtagtaatagtagtggtggtaatagtaatagtagtagtagtaatagcagtaatagtagtagtaatagttgtagtaatagtagtagtaatagtaatagcagtaacagtagtagtaatattggTAGTAATAGTTGtagtaataatactagtaatagtagtagttatagtagtagtagtagtaataaagCAGTAGTAAGAGTACTAGCAGAGGTAGTTATAGTGGTAGTTGCAGTATCAGTGGTAGTGTGAAGTGCAGAACTGGCGATGGAACTAATAACGATAATAGTATTGATGGTAGCATAAAACACATTGTAGTAAGTCGTACAAATATAATGAACTTATGAAAACTGGCAAATATGTAGGATTGGCCGGAAAAGACGCATGGGAAGAAGCGCTTAATGACCAGGTCATGGAGACATGCTCAGACGTCTTCAACGAGATTCCTGCCAAGATTTATTCCTGGCAGGTCTTCAAAAGGGTACCAGAACCGGAAGATTCTGAGAAAATCAAAGAAGAAGTAAAAGCCAAAATTGTCAAGTCATTGAATTTTATCCAGAAAACTGCTGAGAAGAGAGGAAAAAAGTTTATTGTAGATGACAAGGTACACTTCTGATGATTTTGGTGCTGCTTTTGTACATTATGGCCATCCACTACTGTTCACTGCCTTAATACCCCTTTTATGATCATAGCAATATCAGACATGCCTGAAGTCGATAA includes:
- the LOC137400051 gene encoding glutathione S-transferase 1-like, whose translation is MAAKDRLTYFNVYARGEPTRILYALAGKEFEDKRIELEQWPAAKEEQPLGQLPVFECEKGTLVMSNTIARYVAKGFGLAGKDAWEEALNDQVMETCSDVFNEIPAKIYSWQVFKRVPEPEDSEKIKEEVKAKIVKSLNFIQKTAEKRGKKFIVDDKISLADVWLYCSLVFGKAAFSDMMEVTPWIKEFSQKMEDDEVLKKYLAERKPSALGI